The following coding sequences lie in one Peromyscus maniculatus bairdii isolate BWxNUB_F1_BW_parent chromosome 3, HU_Pman_BW_mat_3.1, whole genome shotgun sequence genomic window:
- the LOC102924725 gene encoding taste receptor type 2 member 106-like: MLTIVEGILLCFATSESVLGVLGNGFILRETCVDYVRQKKCSKIGFILAGLAISRICVIGVIISDGYLKLLSPHMVASDAHFTGVSYLWVIVNHMSTWFATSLNLFYLLKIANFSHYIFLCLKRRINTMFTLLLGCLFISWSISFPQIMKMFNDKLQHRNTSWKSHIVKSEFIINHIFLNLGIFFFFMMAIVICFLLIISLWRHNRQMKLNVTGFNNLNTGVHVKAIKVLISFIILFLLHFIGIFIEILSFLRSQNKLMLILGLTITCMYPCCHSFILILANSQLKQASLRALKQLKCYEKGKDVRSTGQTCREMNGHRE; this comes from the coding sequence ATGCTGACTATAGTGGAAGGCATCCTCCTTTGTTTTGCAACAAGTGAGTCAGTGCTGGGAGTTCTAGGGAATGGGTTTATCCTGCGTGAGACCTGCGTTGACTATGTCAGGCAGAAGAAGTGCTCCAAGATTGGCTTTATTCTCGCTGGCTTGGCTATCTCAAGAATCTGTGTCATAGGTGTAATCATCTCTGATGgatatttaaaattactttctccGCATATGGTTGCCTCTGATGCCCACTTTACAGGTGTTTCTTATCTGTGGGTAATTGTCAATCACATGAGTACATGGTTTGCCACCAGCCTCAACCTCTTCTATCTGCTGAAGATAGCAAATTTTTCTCACTACATCTTCCTCTGCTTGAAGAGAAGAATCAACACAATGTTTACCCTTCTTCTGGGATGCTTGTTTATATCATGGTCAATTTCTTTTCCACAAATAATGAAGATGTTTAATGATAAATTGCAACACAGAAATACATCCTGGAAATCACACATCGTTAAAAGTGAGTTCATTATAAACCATATTTTTCTCAACCTTggaatctttttcttctttatgatgGCAATCGTTATATGCTTCCTGTTAATTATTTCACTTTGGAGACACAACAGGCAGATGAAGTTGAATGTCACGGGATTCAATAACCTTAACACAGGAGTTCATGTGAAAGCCATcaaagttttaatttcttttattatcctgtttctcttgcATTTCATAGGTATTTTCATAGAAATATTGAGCTTTCTCAGATCACAAAATAAATTGATGCTTATTTTGGGTTTGACAATTACATGCATGTATCCTTGCTGTCACTCATTTATCTTAATTCTAGCAAACAGTCAGCTGAAGCAAGCTTCTCTGAGGGCACTGAAGCAATTAAAGTGCTATGAGAAAGGCAAGGATGTCAGATCAACAGGGCAGACTTGCAGAGAAATGAATGGTCACAGAGAATAG